The Sesamum indicum cultivar Zhongzhi No. 13 linkage group LG6, S_indicum_v1.0, whole genome shotgun sequence genome has a segment encoding these proteins:
- the LOC105163404 gene encoding CDT1-like protein a, chloroplastic — protein MDAGKSSPLSMFKSKKQLHLPASSDQEPRKVAEPAQNPWSVKTPGKPVDAPRRLRHRGAVMSIKEVREAAMKLREGGSNTPARTDPLLGSEKEDIVKSKKKSVDAEIQLPEKYELLDKFFNSLDSSIRLLQLKRSATTFTNISSQIESLTDRRFTYGHLAQLKFILPEAILVEKVLRHDERTSCMKPDLRITLNVEAIESKSKSKSHSRNLHLRKIFRGRLLDFFTSHPEGDEVPEEDLPEPFTRLKASASISSVQPSASSLMSETTDGAVLEGRTVTASHLSASFKRSFSQRGSGHLTANIKEDQVVVSNHASVDVEHEFPGKETSSVAAKSHSKSSVKPSGKEKCSFETPVKCKDSIKDEDQLSVEMTPLLRTPVDLLSTPAKLMSATPMLHPPKRCYMSPDGNSSRSPSKLVRRPPPNRPLKFDTPVKSVKVDGEFGRSSKSSADDDILPEALLQSIREKERLASMEKDPAISQAKRRQQMIASLPKLFDMIYFLYQSIRRSIITKEELIQKIITGHLDIVDRREVEEQLRLLQELAPEWIYEKLGSSGDILLCVNKISSPEVIRTKLSEAK, from the exons ATGGATGCCGGCAAATCGTCGCCGTTGTCAATGTTCAAGTCAAAGAAGCAGCTCCATTTACCTGCGTCGTCGGATCAGGAGCCTCGGAAGGTTGCTGAGCCCGCCCAGAATCCATGGAGCGTGAAAACCCCCGGGAAGCCAGTGGACGCCCCTCGGCGGCTGCGACACCGTGGCGCGGTGATGTCGATAAAGGAAGTCAGAGAGGCGGCGATGAAGCTCCGGGAAGGGGGATCCAACACTCCTGCTAGAACGGACCCGCTATTGGGATCCGAGAAAGAGGACATCGTCAAATCGAAGAAGAAGTCTGTTGATGCTGAGATACAGCTTCCGGAAAA GTATGAGTTGTTGGATAAATTCTTTAACAGCTTGGATAGCTCAATCAGGCTGCTCCAATTAAAAAGATCTGCAACAACGTTTACTAATATTAGCTCCCAAATAGAAAGTTTAACTGATAG GAGGTTTACTTATGGTCATTTAGCACAATTGAAGTTCATCCTGCCTGAGGCCATTTTGGTGGAGAAAGTCCTTCGGCATGATGAGCGCACTAGCTGCATGAAACCTGACCTGCGCATCACATTGAATGTCGAAGCAATTGAGAGTAAAAGCAAGTCCAAATCTCACAGTCGAAATTTGCACTTGAGAAAAATCTTCCGTGGTCGGCTTCTTGATTTCTTCACATCCCATCCAGAG GGTGATGAAGTCCCAGAGGAGGACCTACCAGAACCATTTACTCGATTGAAGGCATCTGCAAGCATAAGTTCAGTTCAACCTTCAGCTTCATCTTTGATGAGTGAGACCACAGATGGGGCAGTTTTAGAAGGACGAACTGTCACAGCATCCCATCTGTCTGCTTCATTTAAAAGATCCTTCTCGCAGCGGGGTTCTGGCCATCTTACAGCAAACATAAAGGAAGACCAAGTAGTTGTTTCTAACCATGCTTCAGTTGATGTGGAACATGAATTTCCTGGAAAAGAAACTAGTTCAGTTGCTGCTAAATCTCATTCTAAATCATCCGTAAAGCCTTCAGGCAAGGAAAAGTGCTCTTTTGAAACCCCAGTGAAATGTAAAGATAGTATCAAGGATGAAGATCAATTATCTGTTGAAATGACACCTTTACTGAGAACTCCAGTGGATCTTTTATCTACTCCCGCAAAATTGATGAGTGCAACACCCATGCTTCATCCACCTAAGAGATGTTATATGAGCCCAGATGGTAATTCATCTAGATCACCGAGCAAACTGGTCAGGCGTCCACCCCCTAATAGGCCTTTGAAGTTCGACACTCCTGTGAAGAGTGTCAAGGTTGATGGTGAATTTGGTAGGAGCAGCAAATCATCAGCTGATGATGACATCCTCCCGGAGGCTCTTCTACAATCG ATACGAGAAAAAGAGCGTCTAGCATCAATGGAGAAGGATCCAGCAATCTCGCAAGCAAAAAGGCGGCAACAAATGATTGCTAGTCTGCCCAAGCTCTTTGACATGATCTATTTCTTGTATCAATCAATCAGGCGTTCCATTATCACTAAAGAGGAGCTGatacagaaaataataacTGGCCATTTAGATATTGTTGACAGAA GGGAGGTTGAAGAGCAACTTAGATTGCTGCAAGAACTGGCTCCAGAATGGATTTATGAGAAGTTAGGATCAAGCGGAGATATCCTCTTATG TGTTAACAAGATCTCAAGTCCTGAAGTGATACGAACAAAGTTGTCCGAGGCCAAGTGA
- the LOC105163402 gene encoding protein TRIGALACTOSYLDIACYLGLYCEROL 1, chloroplastic — protein sequence MLAASQIRPVIHISDRRSSINLSCPAKITSLSFRHLIQKVYFSEAAKTRRVFSPVKQSKLFVLDREDGHPSASVSEEEEATEIPLPNNESSTFLSKWSPPKYLWRGLSVLVLTGQVITRTIKGKIHWKNTLQQLERVGPKSVGVCLLTSAFVGMAFTIQFVREFTRLGLNRSVGGVLALAFSRELSPVVTSIVVAGRIGSAFAAELGTMQVSEQTDTLRVLGANPVDYLVTPRVLASCVALPFLTLMCFTVGMASSALLADSVYGISINIILDSAQRALRSWDIISAMIKSQVFGAIISVVSCAWGVTTLGGAKGVGESTTSAVVVSLVGIFIADFALSYCFFQGAGDSLKNCM from the exons ATGCTAGCAGCCTCCCAAATTCGCCCGGTTATTCACATCTCTGACag ACGTAGCTCTATCAATTTAAGTTGTCCAGCAAAGATTACTTCCTTGAGCTTCAGGCACCTTATccagaaagtttatttttctgagGCGGCAAAGACTCGCAGGGTTTTCTCTCCTGTTAAACAAAGCAAGCTTTTTGTTCTGGATAGAGAAGATGGTCACCCAAGTGCTTCAGtgtctgaagaagaagaagcaacTGAAATTCCACTACCGAATAATGAATCAAGCACATTCCTGAGTAAATGGTCACCTCCTAAGTACTTATGGAGAGGTTTATCTGTTCTTGTTTTGACAGGGCAAGTGATCACTAGGACCATAAAGGGCAAAATTCACTGGAAAAACACTCTCCAACAACTAGAGAGAGTTGGGCCTAAATCAGTTGGTGTCTGTCTCCTGACATCAGCTTTTGTTGGCATGGCGTTCACTATCCAATTTGTGAGGGAGTTTACCAGATTAGGACTGAATAGATCTGTTGGTGGGGTTTTGGCCCTTGCCTTTTCAAGGGAGCTGAGTCCCGTTGTCACATCAATCGTAGTTGCTGGACGGATTGGAAGTGCCTTTGCTGCAGAATTAGGCACAATGCAGGTGTCAGAGCAAACCGACACGTTGAGGGTTCTTGGCGCAAATCCTGTGGATTATCTGGTAACCCCGAGAGTGCTAGCTTCATGTGTTGCCCTTCCATTTTTGACTCTGATGTGTTTTACAGTAGGGATGGCATCAAGTGCTCTCCTAGCTGACAGTGTTTATGGCATCAGCATCAACATAATCTTGGATTCTGCTCAAAGAGCTCTTAGATCATGGGATATAATTAGTGCAATGATAAAGTCGCAGGTCTTTGGCGCAATAATATCAGTTGTGAGCTGTGCATGGGGTGTTACGACATTGGGAGGTGCCAAAGGCGTCGGAGAATCAACTACGTCGGCAGTGGTTGTCTCTCTTGTCGGGATTTTTATTGCAGATTTTGCTCTCTCGTATTGCTTTTTCCAGGGTGCTGGAGACTCGTTGAAGAATTGCATGTAA